In Thalassococcus sp. S3, the sequence GGTCGCCGCCGGCCTTTACATCATCATGCGCGAGCAGATCGCGGCGCGGGCTTTGGCCAGGTCTGCGGCGGCAGCGCCTCAATAAGCTGGGGCAGACGCGCGCGCGGCAGGATCAAAAGCATCCTTGGCGTGTCAAAACTCAAGGTCACCTTGCCCGTGGCGCGATTTGACGTCCCGATCCGGTCGTCCGGCGCAAACCGAAGCTCATCTATGGGCCATTGCAGACCTTCCGACCGGCCACCGACCTCTCCCATCGGGAAAAGGGACACGATATCGCCCGCAGAGAGGTCCACCGTCAGGCAGGGCGGCGCCAGGATCGTGACGTCCTCTGTGCCGACAAGAATACAGGGGCGATCCGGGTGGCGAACAAGCGTGTGAAAGGCCGCAAGCTGGTGATCCACGCGCGCGCCCAGAAACCCGACCGCCAGAACAAGCGGCGCCGATACGTTGCGCAACGCTTTGTCAAAGTCGGTGCTGTCCTGTTCGTTGATCTGAAAAAAGCGTTCCGGGGGAATGGCAGCCCGGTCTTCCGCTGAAATCGAGTCGAAGTCGCCGATCACCGCTTCGGGCACATGACCGGCCTGCAGTGCCAGTCGGGCCCCGCCATCCGCCGCAACCAGCCGCCGCCCATAGATCAATGCGTCCAAAACATCATCTGGTGCAGCCTCACCGCCGCCGACCAACGTGACTGTTTCGCGGGAATTAACAATGGCTCGAATCATGGCATTTTTTGGACGATTCCGGAAACGGACACAATTGCGACACAAAATGATACGGTTAATTGCACAGATTCGGACCGCTTTTGACCGGTCCTCTTTGGTAAACCGCTGGTCACAACTCAGAGGACGAGCATCCAATGGTACAAACAAACAAGATACTCACGGTCTCATATGGCACGTTTTCGTGCACCCTGGAGGGGTTCGAGGATTCTTTCGGTACCATGACGAAGATCGCGGAATACTTCCGTGATCTTGCAG encodes:
- a CDS encoding thiamine diphosphokinase; translation: MIRAIVNSRETVTLVGGGEAAPDDVLDALIYGRRLVAADGGARLALQAGHVPEAVIGDFDSISAEDRAAIPPERFFQINEQDSTDFDKALRNVSAPLVLAVGFLGARVDHQLAAFHTLVRHPDRPCILVGTEDVTILAPPCLTVDLSAGDIVSLFPMGEVGGRSEGLQWPIDELRFAPDDRIGTSNRATGKVTLSFDTPRMLLILPRARLPQLIEALPPQTWPKPAPRSARA